A genome region from Bacteroidota bacterium includes the following:
- a CDS encoding sigma-70 family RNA polymerase sigma factor, whose protein sequence is MPRPPNSDRSTGKDAADAARSAQKQAEDKQLVVRARGGDQLAFNELIKRHKHGVERLIRPMVRSAPSDEVEDLVQEALTKAMLHLTSYSEEYAFSTWLYRIATNHAIDYLRRRKLNAFSISAPPSMPGSRHEDEAREFEISDSSWVPDDVMLAGERTALIEEAIEQLPENYKRIIRLRHNEDMEYEEIARVLHLPMGTVKVHLHRARAALAKMLEGKI, encoded by the coding sequence ATGCCACGACCGCCGAATAGCGACAGATCGACCGGGAAGGACGCAGCTGATGCCGCTCGGTCGGCGCAAAAGCAAGCGGAAGATAAACAGCTTGTCGTTCGCGCTCGTGGCGGAGATCAACTTGCATTTAACGAGCTCATCAAGCGCCATAAGCATGGGGTCGAGCGCTTGATCCGTCCCATGGTCCGCAGCGCGCCAAGCGATGAAGTAGAAGACTTGGTGCAGGAGGCGCTCACCAAGGCCATGCTACACCTGACCTCCTACTCGGAGGAATACGCCTTCTCCACATGGCTCTATCGCATCGCGACCAACCATGCGATCGACTATCTCCGTCGGCGTAAGCTGAACGCGTTCTCGATCAGTGCTCCGCCATCCATGCCCGGTTCGCGACATGAAGATGAGGCGCGCGAATTCGAAATTTCAGATTCCTCCTGGGTGCCGGATGATGTCATGCTGGCTGGCGAGCGAACAGCGCTCATCGAGGAGGCGATCGAACAACTGCCGGAAAACTACAAGCGGATTATTCGGTTGCGGCACAACGAGGATATGGAATACGAGGAAATCGCGCGCGTCCTACATCTCCCGATGGGTACCGTCAAAGTCCACTTGCACAGGGCTCGCGCAGCACTCGCCAAGATGCTCGAAGGGAAGATTTGA
- a CDS encoding tagatose 1,6-diphosphate aldolase produces MSKVKITKGKFQGIQACAGSDGVIAAAAMDQRGSLMKSIGKAMGREATPADLTEFKVSVSKVLTPHATALLMDPEYGLPAVKARAPGTGVLLAYEKTGYDVSKAGRLPDLLDEWSVYRLAEAGADAIKILLYYNPFDTPKINTIKHAFLERIGAECRAIDKPFFLEPLAYDDKYDEKGLEFARLKPKYVAAYMEEFSKDRYGVDILKVEVPVNMKYVSGTSAFAGGDAAQTRDEAKKLFKDVSKAATKPFIYLSAGVTDEIFRETIALAGEAGADFCGVLCGRATWQEGIPAYGKGGRAALEEWLSGRGVQNIEALNTILHQHAKPWYHVYGGLENIDVI; encoded by the coding sequence ATGTCAAAAGTCAAGATCACGAAGGGGAAGTTTCAGGGGATTCAGGCGTGCGCGGGCTCGGATGGTGTCATTGCCGCGGCGGCGATGGACCAGCGGGGCTCGCTGATGAAGTCGATCGGTAAAGCGATGGGCCGCGAGGCCACGCCCGCAGATCTGACGGAATTCAAGGTTTCTGTCTCCAAAGTCCTCACGCCGCACGCCACTGCGCTGCTCATGGACCCCGAATATGGCCTGCCCGCCGTCAAAGCGCGCGCCCCGGGCACTGGCGTATTGCTCGCGTACGAAAAGACCGGCTACGATGTAAGCAAGGCTGGCCGCCTTCCAGATTTGCTCGACGAGTGGAGCGTCTATCGGCTTGCCGAAGCCGGAGCGGACGCAATCAAGATCTTGCTCTATTACAATCCGTTTGACACGCCCAAGATTAACACAATTAAGCACGCATTCTTAGAGCGCATTGGCGCCGAGTGCCGCGCCATCGATAAACCGTTTTTCCTCGAGCCGCTTGCCTACGATGACAAGTATGACGAGAAGGGTCTTGAATTTGCCAGACTCAAACCAAAATATGTTGCGGCTTACATGGAGGAGTTTTCCAAAGACCGCTACGGGGTCGATATTCTGAAAGTGGAAGTGCCAGTGAACATGAAGTATGTCTCCGGCACAAGTGCATTTGCGGGTGGCGATGCGGCACAGACTCGGGATGAAGCGAAAAAATTGTTCAAGGATGTCTCCAAGGCCGCAACGAAGCCGTTTATCTATCTCAGCGCCGGTGTGACGGATGAAATCTTTCGCGAGACCATCGCGCTTGCCGGCGAAGCCGGTGCCGATTTCTGTGGAGTGCTGTGTGGCCGTGCTACGTGGCAGGAGGGGATTCCAGCCTATGGCAAAGGCGGTCGAGCAGCTTTAGAGGAATGGCTGAGCGGTCGTGGCGTGCAGAATATCGAAGCGCTAAATACCATCCTACACCAGCACGCGAAGCCGTGGTATCATGTTTATGGCGGCTTGGAGAATATTGACGTCATTTAA
- the rpe gene encoding ribulose-phosphate 3-epimerase → MIIAPSLLSADFARLESAVRMAEEGGAEWLHVDVMDGHFVPNITVGPLIVEALRPITRLTLDCHLMIENPDQFIPEFVKAGADVITVHVETCPHLNRTVEHIKSLGVKAGVALNPATPLEFIEEILPDLDMVLLMSVNPGFGGQSFIPTLYRRAETLRSWIRRDSLQCLIEADGGIKLNNIREVHQAGVDVIVSGSGIFGADDPVAIMRDMRELCRTTV, encoded by the coding sequence ATGATAATCGCACCTTCCTTACTGAGCGCCGATTTCGCGCGGCTTGAGTCCGCCGTCCGCATGGCGGAGGAGGGTGGAGCAGAGTGGCTGCATGTTGACGTAATGGATGGCCACTTCGTGCCAAACATCACAGTGGGTCCGCTGATCGTCGAAGCGTTGCGCCCCATCACGCGTCTCACGCTCGATTGCCATCTCATGATCGAGAATCCCGATCAGTTTATTCCAGAGTTTGTCAAGGCCGGCGCGGATGTGATCACGGTGCATGTCGAGACGTGTCCGCATTTGAACCGCACGGTTGAACACATCAAATCGCTCGGAGTGAAGGCCGGAGTCGCTTTGAACCCCGCAACACCGCTCGAATTTATCGAAGAGATTTTGCCGGACCTGGATATGGTCCTGCTGATGAGTGTGAACCCCGGCTTTGGCGGACAATCGTTTATCCCGACACTTTATCGTCGCGCCGAAACACTCCGCTCCTGGATTCGGCGCGACTCGCTTCAATGCCTGATCGAAGCCGATGGCGGCATCAAATTGAATAACATTCGCGAAGTCCACCAGGCCGGTGTGGATGTCATCGTCTCCGGCTCCGGCATCTTTGGCGCGGATGACCCGGTGGCGATAATGCGGGATATGCGGGAGCTGTGCCGGACGACGGTGTGA
- a CDS encoding thioredoxin family protein: protein MKYLSIAALLMLVAARPAISEVHFREVGFEAAKKLAATEHKKVMVDFYTGWCGWCKVLDRNTYSDEHVGQIADAKFVSIKIDAEHGEGVALAKQYKVSGYPTIIFFAPDGEVIDRVVGYEDASSFARSLEQASSGGSKAVIDEIESGTPVTDPAKWMIAASKYQQQHNQEKALAAYDRVIQYDPENKLHLKEEAVYQVAFLSPGEQQVLELEKAVTEYPMRSEGTQAIMIIIDHYLRQKDPQLFLKAERMIDMWAVRRPDDAQAFNYFAWAAAERGASLDKAESYAKRAVSLAKDNTERASYMDTQAEVLYQQGHKAEASALEDKALALTDPVKDGRLQKQLRMQKDKFDGKIVDLK, encoded by the coding sequence ATGAAGTACCTCTCTATCGCAGCATTATTGATGCTGGTCGCAGCACGGCCAGCTATTTCTGAAGTTCATTTCCGGGAAGTCGGATTCGAGGCGGCAAAAAAACTGGCCGCCACCGAGCATAAGAAAGTCATGGTTGATTTCTACACTGGCTGGTGTGGCTGGTGCAAGGTGCTCGACCGGAATACTTACTCGGATGAACACGTCGGCCAGATTGCCGATGCAAAGTTTGTTTCGATCAAGATCGATGCCGAGCATGGCGAAGGCGTTGCACTCGCGAAGCAGTATAAAGTCAGTGGTTATCCGACGATCATCTTTTTCGCGCCCGATGGCGAAGTGATCGACCGGGTGGTCGGTTATGAGGATGCATCGAGCTTTGCGCGGTCGCTCGAGCAAGCATCCTCCGGTGGATCGAAGGCCGTCATCGATGAAATCGAATCTGGAACACCCGTCACCGATCCAGCAAAGTGGATGATTGCCGCTTCCAAGTACCAGCAACAACACAATCAGGAGAAAGCACTTGCGGCATACGATCGCGTTATTCAATACGATCCTGAAAACAAGTTGCATCTCAAGGAAGAAGCGGTATATCAGGTTGCATTTCTTTCGCCCGGCGAACAACAAGTGCTCGAGCTTGAAAAAGCAGTGACCGAGTATCCCATGCGTAGTGAGGGCACCCAAGCCATAATGATTATCATCGATCACTACCTGAGACAGAAGGATCCTCAACTCTTTCTAAAGGCCGAACGTATGATTGACATGTGGGCCGTCCGACGTCCGGACGATGCGCAGGCATTCAATTACTTCGCGTGGGCCGCGGCTGAGCGCGGTGCCTCGCTGGATAAGGCCGAAAGCTACGCCAAACGAGCAGTCAGTCTTGCCAAAGATAATACCGAACGTGCAAGCTATATGGATACTCAGGCCGAAGTGCTCTATCAGCAGGGCCATAAGGCTGAAGCCTCTGCACTCGAAGATAAAGCACTTGCACTTACCGATCCCGTCAAAGATGGCAGACTTCAAAAGCAACTTCGGATGCAGAAGGACAAGTTTGACGGCAAGATCGTCGACCTCAAGTAA
- a CDS encoding M1 family aminopeptidase, translated as MALAQQQVLPSKRPYTVISYKLSMDWRPMFRNKNELFSGMNEITVSTTQSEIVFDAMEMRIDSITVSGRSVTPVPQPVDDTLTVQLGTPNPSPFPIKIFYTRTSDTNDAMFFYPKGLYVGKGPIGDSVFVEEDLAYTMSEPSDAHKWMPCNDDPYQKANSSISITVPAGRSAQSNGTLQSTDTNGDGSLTFNWVSDRPIATYLMCASASTWAEWRDYYHRVSNPLDSVPVVYFAWPADYAATDTTGIAHNARYAFRNTPGMLEAFSRLFGEYPFLQYGQVPVQPFGYGGMEHQTMTTIDRSILHGRDEDVIAHELFHQWFGDKTTCETWADIWLNEGFATLGEALWEESRRGRIGYDSIISGKAHEFFHPYNNSIVNNIAIYNPPVAGMFAENYLTVYNKPGLMLHMLRRILNNDTLFFNTLRDYSNAFAYTTANTFQFMDYVTTRVGALAPMELSTFFNQWLFWPDWPQYNIGWKQSGNNLLFHISQTQNPSHIYTEPLRFYAISGLDTMLVTFVNDKQSQLFTAQVNKTINKIVFDTEATTLSQVIVGRDPSLDVQAGADQAGYLRVQVELGSLTLMYAPVIGDHAELEILDVLGRIIERHTVATGSTTLSFSTQALASGVYFIRMSDGAGEHTASFQVEK; from the coding sequence ATGGCCCTCGCCCAACAGCAAGTGTTGCCATCCAAACGCCCCTATACCGTCATTTCCTATAAGCTCTCGATGGATTGGCGTCCGATGTTTCGAAATAAGAATGAGCTTTTTAGCGGGATGAACGAGATTACGGTCTCGACAACACAATCCGAGATTGTGTTCGACGCAATGGAGATGCGGATCGATTCGATAACGGTCAGCGGGAGGTCTGTTACGCCAGTTCCGCAGCCCGTTGACGATACGCTCACGGTGCAATTAGGTACGCCCAACCCGTCGCCGTTTCCGATCAAGATATTTTACACCCGAACGAGCGATACGAACGATGCGATGTTCTTTTATCCAAAGGGACTTTATGTCGGCAAAGGTCCCATTGGCGATTCCGTCTTCGTCGAAGAGGATCTGGCCTACACAATGAGCGAGCCCTCGGACGCGCATAAATGGATGCCGTGCAATGACGATCCCTATCAGAAGGCCAATTCCTCTATTAGTATTACCGTCCCGGCCGGACGAAGTGCACAATCCAACGGTACGTTGCAGTCGACCGACACCAATGGTGATGGATCACTCACATTCAACTGGGTAAGCGATCGACCCATTGCTACATACCTGATGTGTGCGAGCGCGAGCACTTGGGCCGAGTGGCGTGACTATTATCATCGCGTTTCCAATCCTTTGGACAGTGTACCCGTCGTTTATTTTGCCTGGCCAGCGGATTACGCAGCGACTGACACAACCGGCATCGCGCATAATGCACGGTATGCATTCCGCAATACCCCAGGGATGCTCGAAGCATTCAGCCGGCTCTTCGGGGAATATCCGTTCTTACAATATGGACAAGTGCCAGTGCAGCCGTTCGGCTACGGCGGCATGGAGCATCAAACGATGACGACGATCGATCGATCGATTCTTCATGGCCGCGATGAAGATGTGATCGCGCATGAGCTGTTCCATCAATGGTTTGGTGATAAGACGACCTGCGAGACTTGGGCGGATATTTGGCTCAATGAAGGATTTGCTACACTCGGAGAGGCACTCTGGGAGGAGAGCCGTCGCGGCCGAATTGGTTACGACTCCATTATCTCTGGCAAAGCACACGAGTTCTTTCATCCGTACAACAACTCCATAGTCAACAACATCGCGATCTACAATCCGCCAGTTGCAGGAATGTTCGCTGAGAATTATTTGACGGTGTACAACAAGCCGGGGCTCATGCTTCACATGTTGCGCCGCATTCTGAACAATGATACCTTGTTCTTCAATACTTTGCGCGATTACTCGAACGCATTCGCCTACACCACGGCGAACACCTTCCAATTCATGGACTATGTCACGACGCGCGTCGGCGCGCTCGCGCCTATGGAGCTATCGACATTCTTCAACCAATGGCTTTTCTGGCCCGACTGGCCGCAGTATAATATCGGCTGGAAACAATCAGGCAATAACCTTCTTTTCCACATATCGCAGACGCAGAACCCCTCGCATATTTATACGGAGCCACTGCGCTTCTATGCCATCTCGGGTCTGGATACAATGCTCGTCACGTTTGTGAATGACAAGCAGTCCCAGCTTTTTACCGCGCAAGTAAACAAGACCATCAACAAGATAGTCTTTGATACAGAGGCAACCACTCTCTCGCAGGTCATTGTCGGACGTGATCCGTCCCTCGATGTCCAGGCAGGAGCCGATCAGGCAGGATATCTGCGCGTGCAAGTGGAGCTTGGCTCCCTGACACTCATGTATGCCCCGGTCATCGGTGATCACGCAGAGCTGGAAATCCTTGATGTTCTCGGGCGCATAATTGAGCGGCATACTGTTGCAACCGGTAGCACAACGCTGTCGTTTTCCACGCAGGCGCTTGCCAGTGGCGTTTATTTCATTCGCATGAGCGATGGCGCTGGCGAACATACTGCAAGTTTTCAGGTCGAGAAATGA
- a CDS encoding SdpI family protein: MTFRRFIRREWLQLIILIAPFAIIPFIWSLLPAQVPTHWGWRGKANGWMSKDFGAFMLPVINVAIALLLGLASRIDPKIKKQGGTSNTIHRLRLVITSFFLIFFVINMEIALSIETPFASIVDMHRAPIFAIALLLMLVGHYLPGLQPNYFIGVRTPWTLEDPENWRLTHKMTGPLWVISSIAFLPIYLIAPSSVAQAVFIAYLGIVIILPISYSFWIFLRTKRAFARVPRS, encoded by the coding sequence ATGACCTTCAGACGCTTTATTCGGCGCGAGTGGCTACAGTTGATTATTCTGATTGCACCATTCGCAATCATCCCATTCATTTGGAGCTTGTTGCCTGCACAGGTCCCGACACATTGGGGCTGGCGGGGCAAGGCTAACGGCTGGATGTCCAAGGACTTCGGAGCATTCATGCTCCCGGTCATCAACGTCGCGATCGCCCTACTTCTGGGATTGGCCTCACGCATCGACCCAAAAATCAAAAAGCAAGGTGGGACCTCAAATACAATCCATAGATTGCGACTCGTTATCACCAGCTTTTTTCTGATCTTCTTTGTGATTAATATGGAGATTGCGCTCAGCATAGAGACTCCGTTCGCAAGTATCGTGGACATGCACCGTGCGCCGATCTTTGCTATCGCATTGTTACTGATGCTCGTTGGGCATTACTTGCCAGGCCTTCAGCCGAACTACTTCATCGGCGTGCGCACACCATGGACGCTTGAGGATCCGGAAAATTGGCGGCTCACTCACAAAATGACCGGACCATTGTGGGTGATCTCCTCGATCGCATTCCTGCCGATCTATCTAATTGCACCATCCAGCGTAGCGCAGGCCGTATTCATCGCCTATCTTGGCATCGTAATCATCTTGCCGATTTCGTATTCGTTCTGGATCTTCTTGCGGACCAAGCGCGCATTCGCGAGAGTCCCCCGCTCATAA
- a CDS encoding PLP-dependent aspartate aminotransferase family protein, translating into MQLETRTILRTTKTDDQYGSIGTPLYQTSNFRFREVGESTGYDYTRSGNPTRKALEDVLAELEGGARAVAVSTGMAAIATVLSHFPVGAHVIATHDCYGGTARLLKLFSDQGKLDVSFIDLSDLHSVRAAVKPTTACLWIETPSNPLLQVVDVAALVKLAKVYGVLVAVDNTFLSPFFFQPLALGADVVVHSTTKWLNGHSDVVGGAVISRTPELGARFQFLANALGTTTGSFDSWLVLRGVKTLHVRMRQHESNAQAVAEFLAQHPRVAEVFYPGLPSHPTHEIAKAQQSGFGGVVSFRVRSEDIEDVKQVLRSTHLFTLAESLGGVESLIEQPALMSHASMTPELRVAAGITDNLIRLSIGIEHVDDLIADLDQALASVGSHILQDTVVEAIAC; encoded by the coding sequence ATGCAGCTCGAAACACGAACGATTCTTCGCACAACCAAGACCGACGACCAATACGGCTCGATCGGAACACCACTGTATCAGACTTCAAATTTTCGGTTTCGCGAAGTTGGTGAGTCCACCGGTTACGATTATACCCGGAGTGGTAATCCGACTCGTAAAGCCTTGGAGGATGTTCTCGCCGAACTGGAGGGCGGCGCCAGAGCCGTAGCAGTCTCCACTGGCATGGCAGCGATCGCAACCGTGCTTTCACATTTTCCCGTTGGTGCACATGTCATCGCGACGCATGATTGTTATGGTGGCACAGCCCGGCTGCTGAAGCTGTTCTCCGATCAAGGCAAGCTCGACGTGTCGTTCATCGATCTGAGCGATCTGCATTCGGTCCGAGCCGCGGTTAAGCCGACCACTGCGTGCCTTTGGATTGAAACGCCAAGCAATCCACTACTGCAGGTAGTCGATGTTGCCGCGCTTGTGAAGCTCGCAAAAGTCTATGGGGTGCTCGTTGCGGTCGATAATACATTTTTGTCGCCATTCTTTTTTCAGCCCCTTGCGCTTGGCGCGGATGTCGTGGTCCACTCCACAACGAAATGGCTCAATGGTCACTCGGATGTCGTCGGCGGTGCGGTTATTTCGCGGACGCCGGAGTTAGGTGCGCGATTTCAATTCCTCGCCAATGCGCTCGGCACGACGACCGGCTCATTCGATAGCTGGCTGGTGCTTCGTGGTGTGAAGACGCTTCACGTTCGCATGAGACAGCACGAGTCGAACGCGCAGGCCGTCGCGGAGTTTCTCGCACAGCATCCACGAGTTGCCGAAGTGTTTTATCCAGGCCTGCCATCGCATCCGACACACGAGATTGCGAAAGCGCAGCAGTCGGGTTTCGGCGGAGTTGTTAGCTTTCGCGTGCGGAGTGAAGACATCGAAGATGTCAAGCAAGTGCTGCGCTCCACACATCTCTTTACGTTGGCAGAATCGCTTGGCGGTGTCGAATCGCTCATCGAACAACCCGCACTGATGAGCCACGCCTCGATGACGCCAGAACTTCGCGTAGCCGCGGGCATCACGGACAATCTCATTCGCCTTTCAATCGGCATTGAGCATGTGGACGATTTGATTGCGGATCTCGATCAGGCGCTGGCCTCTGTTGGTAGTCATATCCTTCAAGACACGGTGGTGGAGGCAATCGCATGTTAA
- the metX gene encoding homoserine O-acetyltransferase → MLNHNKRRITLRNATFVLQSGVLLPDVEIAFDTYGELVTNRSNVVLVLHALTGWPSAHEWWGGLIGEGKLLDPAQHFILCPNLLGSCYGSTGPESINPKTGTGYLASFPEITPRDMAKAILSLLDELDIVDVQLAIGGSLGGMVILELASLASDRFCAIVPIAVSGSQSAWRIAFGSTVRKTITSFDPTLKDRDKLKKGLWLARQFAMTTYRSSIEFNERFGRELIGDKFQVETYLEHQGDKIVERFSPYSYLTLARAMELYELPHSLPDMQALFVGVSSDVVYDTNEIAAFAARFPRGEYQTLVALHGHDSFLIDTEALTEIVKPFVERVTLREERVA, encoded by the coding sequence ATGTTAAATCACAACAAGCGACGAATCACGCTGCGCAATGCCACCTTTGTGTTACAGAGCGGTGTCTTGCTTCCTGATGTCGAAATCGCATTCGATACATACGGCGAGTTGGTTACGAATCGTTCGAACGTCGTACTCGTACTGCATGCACTTACAGGTTGGCCGTCGGCGCACGAATGGTGGGGCGGACTGATTGGAGAAGGGAAGCTTCTCGATCCCGCACAGCACTTCATTCTTTGTCCAAATCTTCTTGGGAGTTGCTATGGCTCTACTGGTCCAGAGTCGATCAATCCTAAAACAGGCACAGGGTACCTTGCATCGTTTCCCGAAATCACACCGCGGGATATGGCGAAGGCTATATTGAGTTTATTGGACGAACTAGACATCGTGGACGTGCAGCTCGCGATTGGAGGTTCACTGGGCGGCATGGTCATCCTGGAGCTTGCTTCGCTTGCTTCGGATCGCTTCTGCGCTATTGTGCCGATCGCCGTCAGTGGTTCACAATCCGCCTGGCGCATAGCATTTGGCTCGACCGTTCGAAAGACCATCACCTCCTTCGATCCAACGCTGAAGGATCGTGACAAATTGAAGAAAGGCTTATGGCTTGCCAGACAGTTCGCCATGACGACTTACCGTTCGAGCATTGAATTCAACGAGCGGTTTGGACGCGAACTTATCGGTGACAAGTTTCAGGTTGAGACATATCTTGAGCATCAAGGCGATAAGATCGTCGAGCGCTTTTCACCATATTCCTATCTCACACTTGCGCGCGCTATGGAGTTATATGAACTTCCTCATTCGCTTCCGGATATGCAAGCATTGTTCGTAGGAGTATCGTCTGATGTCGTTTACGATACTAATGAAATAGCAGCCTTCGCCGCACGATTTCCTCGAGGAGAGTATCAAACGCTGGTGGCCCTGCATGGTCACGATTCTTTCCTGATCGATACCGAAGCGCTGACCGAAATTGTGAAACCGTTTGTAGAACGAGTTACTCTTCGAGAGGAGCGTGTGGCATGA